Within the Echinicola sp. 20G genome, the region CAGCCTCCAAATCCTTTACTTTCCAATAGATAGGAAAAGCCAGCGAGGTGTTCACCAGAATATTGAATTACTTCACAATGGTTACCAAGTGCTTTTTGAAGACCCAATGTATCCTGATGGGTTGTAATAATATCCTTAGAGGCTGTGAAAATCAAAAGGGGAATATCAATGGACTCAATGGCCTTCCTATACTCAGCAGACTCTTCAGGAAGCACCAAGAGCTTACCTTTCTCCTTGTACCTATCTACAATAGCTAAAGTATCGGTTACATAACCTTCGCCAATCATAAAATCAATTTTGCCCTTTAAGACAGGATAAGCCCTAGAAGCAATCGTGGTTCCCATCGACATGGACCAAATCCCAAATTTCTTATCCCTAAACTTTAATGAAGCTGCCTTAACAACGGCCTCAAGGTCCTTGGCAAACTCCGTGTAGTAGAGATAATCTGACTGAATATCGAAATCATCACTTTTACCAAAACCCCGATAATCAAAAGTAATCACCGTATAGCCTGCATTCGCCATTATCCCAGCATAATAAACAAAGTAGGACATATTCCCTGCATCTGGATAAGCTAAAACAAGTACTACGCCTTTATCATTTTCTGGCCTCGCCTCATAAATCCATGAGTTTAACTTATAGCCATCTTCCGTTGTAATTTTCAGTTCCTCATAATTCCAGCTTATTGAATCTGGTGTCATAAAATATTCCCTGTCCGGTTGAATAGCAAAAGCTTGATTTATCAAGCTCAAAAGCATCAGAAAAACAAAAAAAGGTGCTATTTTTTTCATACTTAGTTAATAAGGTATCTATTCTTTGTCTAGTAATTTTCAAAAATTCCAAAAACAAAACTTGAAAACCGGACCCTTTACTAAGGTAGAAAATTCAATTTTATTTTCTTCAATATTAGTAAAAGTAAAGCCCGGTTTCATTTCCCTAAGTCAATGCAAAAGCATTGATCCACAAAATCATTTCATTAACCATCAATAAACTACAATTAGTCTTTTTAACCCCTTTATGCTTCTTTTTCACCCTGTTTTGCTGCGAAAAAAAATCCATTCCTTTTGTTCCTTGAACCTTTGGGATTTGTTAAATTAATGGTATTCAAGAAACCCAAAATCGCATGAAAAATTTACTGTACTTTATCATGCACCCTAGGGCATGGGAGTTTGGATGCCCCAGGCAGAAAGTGTATGAGACCATGGCTTTGCCAAGCATGTACGCCTAATAACCACTTTAATACAAGGTTTCACTTTGTCCTTTGACGCTTTTCCAATTTCTACCATTGCCACCAATAACCCAAAACCTATAGAGAGATCACCATAATTAACAAAACATGCAGTTGTTTATCATTGGAGACATTCACGGATGCTTTCACACTTTTAAGAAGTTGCTCACTCATTGGAACCCATCAGAAGAGCGGCTGATCCAAGTGGGAGACCTCATCGATAGGGGAAACTTTTCTGTCGAAGTATTACAGCTGGCAAAGGACCTTTCTAGCGAGCATTCGGAAAAAAGTGTTTTTCTAAAAGGCAATCACGAACACATGATGGTCGAACATATAGAAAACGGATACATCGGCGGGAGTTGGCTTTTCAACGGGGGCAAAGGCACATTAATCCAATTCAAAGAAAGAAATGTAAACCCTGAGCAAACTCTCCCATGGATTAAAGCCCTGCCGCTAAAATGGGAAAACAGTCATGTGATGGTCTCCCATGCAGGTATCTCCAAAAGCTTACATCCACTGGATCCTGATGGTCGGGATGGTATTCTGTGGAATAGAAAACCTTTGAAAAAACTTCCTAAAATCCAAGTGATCGGACAC harbors:
- a CDS encoding S9 family peptidase; this translates as MKKIAPFFVFLMLLSLINQAFAIQPDREYFMTPDSISWNYEELKITTEDGYKLNSWIYEARPENDKGVVLVLAYPDAGNMSYFVYYAGIMANAGYTVITFDYRGFGKSDDFDIQSDYLYYTEFAKDLEAVVKAASLKFRDKKFGIWSMSMGTTIASRAYPVLKGKIDFMIGEGYVTDTLAIVDRYKEKGKLLVLPEESAEYRKAIESIDIPLLIFTASKDIITTHQDTLGLQKALGNHCEVIQYSGEHLAGFSYLLESKGFGGWYVEEINGFLEKVKV
- a CDS encoding metallophosphoesterase, producing the protein MQLFIIGDIHGCFHTFKKLLTHWNPSEERLIQVGDLIDRGNFSVEVLQLAKDLSSEHSEKSVFLKGNHEHMMVEHIENGYIGGSWLFNGGKGTLIQFKERNVNPEQTLPWIKALPLKWENSHVMVSHAGISKSLHPLDPDGRDGILWNRKPLKKLPKIQVIGHTPQQNGKANFTTSSQSWNIDTGAYRGICLTGLKLRENGDFLEEINIPTDERDLEQQL